A genomic window from Yarrowia lipolytica chromosome 1D, complete sequence includes:
- a CDS encoding uncharacterized protein (Compare to YALI0D15048g, no similarity) — MTTNSPVEFTMSDDELLLYSYGLFNTGQSIHRIDCIPWIANKFPHHSLKDWITRFSELQRGLTKRDLSERVELVSQRFDISDYVSRLHKRGIEPHVDETLSDGVTESQESHANTAVSMRHAKVSATPDGEENHVISSDDDDDILAARPIRVKRKSGDTSASQDTPELSEAQIKARVEKQLSEFGIGPDHARARQSRDYVEQELGHVSLVHHQLSKLKSELTKKLNDLDRGLGYGGFNGMKPAVGFWGNDGTANGGAEDPVVSETDEIMAKFWDAYVSRKDREQGHRNGSRDVGTFRGQKRSSALVRNDEGEDDRLVKKKKNGDAGDQTGEKPRGNDSIGSAINDVIDLDEADVEGNGKHDKGSLGNLSLEESRELENLLLAESDSELSDFPSDVDDYEEELEVHVASGVSGQENEGQDSADVSASANLSLDDSFEEETQLKPLPKNFKIIPPYQAIEEEEDDEAEDDDDDDDKDENSHTERSEDDDDFESPVVRTMSRRRSAGRPNYKEIPPDFDEFNEESADEEIGDGGSAEQEVTTRTRRTRARVVLDVESSGDDEAEAESAEETVGRRTGHQSRQIAVDESASEDELGFEDESVTLKQKSGRARGKKPTRGRSGRTRAIKYIQEDNVEEEEDEEIDEYEDEDDSAEEIVEETDPEDISAEEKEYSGLKKAERKKPHSFTDLFHNRGKNRVSLFSDSGTDSSSGSDSDEFVEIVAVPKNQPKVVPRKRIGPVTSLASRGRSRRRPKFESSSEEISDSSDSPQLDDDSDDDVSQSDGIGM, encoded by the coding sequence ATGACGACGAATTCGCCCGTCGAATTCACCATGTCAGACGATGAGCTACTGCTTTACTCTTATGGACTGTTCAACACGGGCCAGAGCATCCACAGAATCGACTGCATTCCCTGGATCGCCAACAAGTTCCCTCACCACAGCTTGAAGGATTGGATCACGAGGTTTTCGGAGCTACAGAGAGGATTAACCAAACGGGATTTATCAGAAAGGGTAGAGCTCGTGAGCCAGCGATTCGACATCTCCGATTATGTCAGCCGACTGCATAAACGTGGTATTGAGCCACACGTGGATGAGACTCTGAGTGATGGTGTTACCGAGAGCCAGGAATCGCATGCCAACACAGCCGTATCGATGCGGCACGCGAAAGTCTCCGCGACGCCAGATGGCGAggaaaatcacgtgatttcgagcgacgacgacgatgataTTCTTGCAGCACGCCCAATACGAGTCAAACGCAAATCTGGGGATACTTCAGCGTCTCAGGATACCCCCGAGCTTTCCGAGGCGCAAATTAAAGCGCGGgttgagaagcagctgtCAGAATTTGGCATTGGGCCCGACCATGCGCGGGCCAGACAGTCGAGAGACTACGTTGAACAGGAGCTGGGTCATGTGTCTCTTGTTCATCATCAACTGAGTAAGCTCAAGTCTGAACTaaccaagaagctcaacgaTCTCGACAGAGGGCTTGGATATGGTGGTTTCAACGGCATGAAGCCTGCTGTAGGTTTCTGGGGTAACGATGGTACTGCAAACGGAGGAGCTGAAGACCCTGTTGTTTCTGAAACAGATGAGATCATGGCAAAGTTCTGGGACGCGTATGTGAGCAGAAAGGACAGAGAGCAGGGCCACAGAAatgggtcacgtgatgttGGCACATTTCGTGGGCAGAAGCGgagctcggccttggtgcGTAACGACGAAGGGGAAGATGACAGActtgtcaagaagaagaaaaatgGCGACGCAGGCGACCAAACTGGAGAGAAGCCGCGTGGAAACGATTCGATCGGGAGCGCCATAAATGATGTAATCGACCTTGATGAGGCGGATGTGGAGGGAAATGGTAAACATGATAAGGGATCGCTGGGTAACCTATCACTTgaagagtcacgtgaactggagaatcttcttcttgccgaATCCGATTCAGAGCTTTCAGATTTTCCCTCTGATGTTGACGATTATgaagaggagctggaggttCATGTTGCTTCTGGTGTATCAGGTCAGGAGAATGAAGGACAGGACTCGGCAGATGTCTCGGCCTCTGCAAACTTGTCTCTTGACGACTCTTTTGAAGAGGAAACTCAGCTGAAACCGCTACCCAAAAACTTCAAGATTATTCCTCCTTACCAAGCAatagaggaggaggaagatgatgaggcagaggatgacgatgatgatgacgataAAGACGAGAATTCACACACGGAGAGAAGTGAAGACGATGACGATTTCGAGTCGCCAGTGGTCAGAACCATGTCTCGTAGACGGTCTGCGGGAAGACCCAACTATAAAGAGATTCCGCCAGATTTTGATGAGTTCAACGAGGAGTCGGCTGATGAGGAGATAGGTGATGGGGGGTCGGCAGAACAGGAAGTGACTACCAGAACTCGTCGTACCCGTGCAAGAGTCGTGTTAGATGTGGAATCCTCAGGAGATGACGAAGCCGAGGCAGAGTCTGCGGAAGAGACTGTGGGCAGGAGGACTGGTCACCAGTCCCGTCAGATTGCTGTGGATGAATCAGCATCTGAGGACGAGTTGGGATTTGAAGACGAAAGTGTCACTCTCAAACAGAAAAGTGGGCGAGCTCGAGGTAAAAAACCAACCAGAGGACGCTCGGGACGAACACGTGCTATCAAGTACATTCAGGAAGACAACgttgaagaggaagaggatgAAGAAATTGATGAGtatgaggatgaggatgatTCTGCCGAGGAAATAGTCGAGGAGACCGACCCAGAGGACATCTCAGCAGAAGAAAAGGAATACTCTGGCTTGAAAAAAGCAGAGCGAAAAAAGCCTCATTCTTTCACAGATCTTTTTCACAACCGTGGGAAGAACCGGGTGTCCTTATTTTCCGACTCGGGCACAGACAGTTCATCTGGATCGGACTCGGATGAGTTCGTGGAGATTGTGGCTGTGCCCAAGAATCAACCCAAGGTGGTGCCTCGTAAACGTATTGGTCCTGTGACCTCCCTTGCATCCCGTGGACGGTCACGTCGGCGACCAAAGTTTGAATCATCTTCTGAAGAAATCAGTGACTCAAGCGACTCCCCACAGCTGGACGAtgacagcgacgacgatgtTAGCCAAAGCGACGGAATAGGTATGTAA
- a CDS encoding uncharacterized protein (Compare to YALI0D15004g, similar to Saccharomyces cerevisiae TRS120 (YDR407C); ancestral locus Anc_5.506, weakly similar to uniprot|Q04183 Saccharomyces cerevisiae YDR407c TRS120 TRAPP subunit of 120 kDa involved in targeting and fusion of ER to golgi), with amino-acid sequence MSMTYAYSSPTHIRTSVVPLNCTLDEFHSHVTQLKSVGHVKPRRPETPTFYSADSLLRFEYHVTRQEDLLKRHFDDLEIWKRTLVVVAVTNSLSGVSADSLQALRKAHPNALVYRIISLNTDGGLEDSTEDKIVTTATDTLSDILEEIGGNVLQQLATLEMSYLPVGLKSPNFKLGTLSEAVKVKGHSSDRRSVSLTQDFTLKDERPGQVSHTKTKSVNPEVVNKGRHAKLRGHLFLLAGQPARALKEFTDSIHILKSAGDYLWLGSATEGAAISMTQLDSAGESFSIPSDIVEMVKSSFKRGTPPLVEIMPSITEQVLHFYSLSQSSQDDAVPQVVYCETIIRFIRYLVDQTKTHDGLIPPIAVGTWGNRLYSTNLSNLGVSDQFKLLGSLADSYEQVGMGRKRSFIVYQMVEQVLPKLRNDSTESITSAISFLDSLVCNYGNKKLSPSGQGWNELRTRVLQLCAQTCATLPDWEGVARYNSLLLSTTADTLHRHDQMQAYLAVKKAHDISKIHVDYWDLNLVRSASIGHMLYPPVKFGRDERLTSGSTEEKGILYTPFSYSTTSATVSPLVNNEECEFVIRLQNPYLFQVHISELFLLSDMVTLSRPLTNIVLAPNSVSELILVSPVVAKEKTDEIITCKLTSVRASVLGCSANQEYEISESGSSFTLIPPQPVLSVTDLSLTDGWLLLLEGQTLECNITLHNISSLVECTSLNVNFSDSTFEPLRQAISEARDLPESEIYELEYFLEKRRPLKWLQEDDKVVIPPSKSFTLALQIHGKRGMTDAIVRAQYGCGSPYRELSIPIKVTVNASVELVSYDVIPLTEKSKLEFLPDMDISESLTDYCLIVIDLRNSWIHPLKIELKTKENNPTLVIGPGRVRRFILPLKRISLSRDETLKPIPNLTNRQVLHNSKMDAQQTEQMISAFWYRETLFSELSGVWTEIDGDRHGQVELRGIRLTRNMLNVLKMQHVSVSMSVTVDGVAIATDSLWDEVSCDQNVDFQIVITNHSDHAIFPLLRILPQIRNVAADSAPDPIEGRVLYNGVLQKPLTQIGVGESREVSLGAIFVCPGEYEWTAMVQDMTDKRYYVQRDPLYVRAV; translated from the coding sequence ATGAGCATGACGTACGCCTACTCGTCGCCAACGCATATCCGGACGTCAGTAGTACCGTTAAACTGCACGCTGGACGAGTTccacagtcacgtgacccagcTCAAGTCTGTGGGCCACGTGAAGCCGCGGCGGCCCGAAACGCCAACCTTTTACAGCGCCGACTCGCTGCTGCGGTTTGagtatcacgtgacgcgCCAGGAGGATCTGCTCAAGCGCCATTTCGACGATCTGGAGATATGGAAGCGAAcgctggtggtggttgcaGTTACCAACAGTCTCAGTGGAGTTTCTGCTGACAGTCTTCAGGCGCTGCGAAAAGCCCACCCTAATGCGCTGGTGTACAGAATCATCAGTCTGAACACAGATGGAGGATTGGAGGATTCCACAGAGGATAAGATTGTGACCACTGCGACAGATACATTGAGTGACATTCTGGAGGAAATTGGAGGCAATGTTTTACAGCAGCTTGCCacgttggagatgtcgtACTTGCCTGTTGGATTGAAGAGTCCCAATTTCAAGCTGGGAACTCTGAGTGAGGCCGTCAAGGTAAAGGGACATTCCAGTGACCGAAGAAGTGTCTCATTGACTCAAGATTTCACTCTGAAGGATGAACGACCTGGTCAAGTGTCCCATACAAAGACCAAGTCTGTAAACCCGGAGGTTGTTAACAAGGGACGGCATGCGAAGCTGCGAGGACATCTGTTTTTGTTGGCGGGGCAGCCCGCACGTGCTCTGAAGGAGTTCACGGATTCCATCCACATCTTGAAATCTGCTGGCGACTATCTATGGCTTGGCTCTGCCACTGAAGGCGCCGCCATTTCAATGACCCAGCTTGACTCCGCAGGAGAATCTTTCTCTATTCCATCTGACATTGTTGAAATGGTAAAAAGCAGTTTCAAACGGGGGACCCCGCCTCTCGTTGAGATAATGCCTTCGATTACTGAGCAGGTTTTGCATTTCTACTCGCTTTCTCAGTCGTCGCAGGATGATGCCGTCCCCCAAGTTGTCTACTGTGAGACCATTATACGATTCATTCGGTATCTTGTGGACCAGACCAAAACCCATGATGGCCTAATTCCCCCCATTGCAGTTGGAACATGGGGAAACCGACTTTATTCCACAAATCTCTCGAATTTGGGCGTTTCAGATCAATTCAAACTGCTGGGTTCATTGGCAGATTCCTATGAGCAGGTTGGAATGGGTCGTAAGCGATCATTCATTGTCTACCAGATGGTTGAGCAGGTGCTCCCCAAACTGCGAAACGACTCCACCGAATCAATTACCTCGGCGATTTCGTTTTTGGACTCTCTAGTGTGCAATTACGGTaacaagaagctgtctCCATCGGGGCAAGGATGGAACGAGCTTAGAACTCGTGTCTTGCAGCTCTGTGCACAGACATGCGCCACCCTTCCTGACTGGGAGGGTGTTGCTCGATACAACAGTCTGTTGCTCAGTACTACTGCGGACACTCTCCATCGGCACGATCAGATGCAGGCGTATTTGGCTGTTAAGAAGGCGCATGATATTTCCAAGATACATGTCGACTACTGGGACTTGAACTTGGTGCGGTCCGCATCTATTGGTCACATGCTCTATCCTCCTGTCAAATTTGGTCGTGATGAGCGGCTTACCAGTGGTTCtacagaagagaagggcATCCTATACACTCCCTTTTCttactccaccacctcggctACAGTTTCCCCCCTCGTTAACAACGAGGAGTGTGAGTTCGTGATTCGTCTGCAGAATCCCTACTTGTTCCAGGTACACATCTCAGAGCTGTTCTTGCTTAGTGATATGGTCACCCTCTCGCGCCCTCTGACCAACATCGTCTTAGCTCCCAATTCTGTGTCAGAGCTCATTCTTGTGTCCCCTGTCGTTGCAAAGGAGAAGACCGACGAGATCATCACTTGCAAGCTCACGTCTGTTCGAGCTTCTGTGCTTGGCTGCTCAGCCAACCAGGAGTACGAGATCAGCGAAAGTGGTAGTTCGTTCACTTTGAttcctcctcaacctgTTTTGAGTGTTACAGATCTGAGTCTCACAGATGGGTGGCTGCTATTGCTGGAAGGTCAGACTCTGGAGTGTAACATCACACTCCACAACATTTCCTCTCTCGTCGAGTGCACGTCTCTGAACGTCAACTTCAGCGATTCTACGTTCGAGCCTCTCCGACAGGCCATCTCAGAGGCGCGCGACTTGCCAGAGTCGGAAATCTACGAACTGGAGTACTTTTTGGAAAAACGCCGACCCCTCAAGTGGCTCCAGGAGGATGACAAGGTGGTGATTCCCCCTAGCAAAAGCTTTACTCTGGCTCTCCAGATCCACGGAAAGCGAGGCATGACTGATGCAATTGTCAGGGCCCAGTACGGATGTGGATCTCCTTACAGAGAGCTGTCGATCCCCATTAAGGTAACTGTCAACGCCTCTGTTGAGTTGGTTTCTTATGACGTGATTCCACTCACGGAGAAGAGCAAGCTTGAGTTTTTGCCCGATATGGACATTTCTGAGTCACTGACCGACTATTGTCTGATCGTGATTGATCTGCGAAACTCATGGATCCACCCTCTCAAGATTGAGCTGAAGACAAAGGAGAACAATCCTACTCTTGTTATTGGACCTGGACGAGTCAGACGGTTCATCTTGCCGCTGAAGCGAATCTCATTGTCTCGCGATGAAACCTTGAAGCCCATCCCGAACTTGACTAATCGTCAGGTGTTGCATAACTCCAAGATGGATGCTCAACAGACCGAGCAGATGATCTCTGCCTTCTGGTACAGAGAGACACTATTTTCTGAGCTAAGCGGAGTGTGGACTGAAATTGACGGTGACCGTCACGGCCAGGTGGAACTGAGAGGTATCAGACTTACGCGTAACATGCTCAATGTGCTCAAGATGCAGCATGTGAGTGTTTCTATGAGTGTGACGGTTGATGGTGTGGCGATCGCCACCGACTCTCTATGGGATGAGGTGTCGTGTGATCAGAATGTCGACTTTCAGATTGTTATTACCAATCACTCTGATCACGCGATTTTCCCACTACTCAGAATCCTGCCGCAGATCAGAAATGTTGCGGCCGACTCAGCACCAGATCCGATTGAAGGCCGTGTTCTGTACAACGGTGTGTTGCAGAAGCCGCTGACTCAAATTGGTGTTGGCGAGTCCCGCGAGGTGTCGCTGGGCGCGATTTTCGTGTGCCCTggcgagtacgagtggACCGCCATGGTTCAGGATATGACTGACAAGCGGTACTATGTGCAGCGAGACCCCTTGTATGTAAGGGCTGTATAA
- a CDS encoding uncharacterized protein (Compare to YALI0D15026g, similar to Saccharomyces cerevisiae YJL163C; ancestral locus Anc_1.183, weakly similar to uniprot|P46996 Saccharomyces cerevisiae YJL163c), which yields MSSPIPIFLALGILCLGMGIYGVIGPNFYITVFCRMEYHDQVTISPLSLDEKNPLCHTSAIQEKVSSFESIANLIQGIVQLSLVAQWCFLSDKLGRKRVMVIIGSLFLSSLALTQIFRTYWYIFSPKWFILASVLDHSEVLGSLIILYFSDVWEPETYSMYVAWFTGCFLLIGGSVGSTLGAYLAGKWNLIKVSSVTLSLIFIFLFLLITIVKDDRTIKLSNQVTCTEPNSQTADDTITSFEAIEGVAPLGGFTEVENRIEHRGLKIDTTVNVVETPNYTPSPSRKQSRNYGHLCRKQSSNSLDSPSPSRDYPSRGTTIQVYDESSPLDPQTPSSSRDLTYDSIESPTTLPESRGFSKPKYTPSIHSVPDTTPPPRWYNLFLSKINILSPIFTIFSLVPSRDHRNLVLFSIINSLETAASYSTIYIVALYVQYVYGWTPAELGNVVAFSSALKFVMVTIVTPIVIKWLNNRMTKNDKKVYKHPLPDIPLIRFSMLCGAIYTTSIALTHSGTVFIILQVLSSVRSVAIPARATFVISLASRENTGKLLGAVELISKLLQIPATSLFLKIYSMTVAVYPATVLLIVAAEEWICLGLAAALRNYVLEEGV from the coding sequence ATGTCGTCCCCTATTCCGATTTTCCTGGCCCTGGGCATCCTATGTCTGGGAATGGGCATTTACGGCGTCATCGGACCAAACTTCTACATCACAGTCTTCTGTCGGATGGAATACCATGACCAGGTGACCATCTCTCCTCTTTCGCTGGACGAAAAGAACCCTCTGTGTCACACCTCGGCTATCCAAGAAAAGGTGTCGAGCTTCGAATCCATTGCCAACTTGATCCAGGGCATAGTCCAACTGAGTTTGGTGGCTCAATGGTGTTTTTTAAGTGACAAGCTAGGCAGAAAGCGAGTCATGGTGATCATAGGCTCACTGTTTCTTTCTTCGCTGGCCTTGACGCAAATCTTCAGAACTTATTGGTATATCTTCTCACCCAAATGGTTCATTCTAGCGTCGGTTCTTGATCATTCCGAAGTACTGGGCTCGCTCATCATTCTCTACTTCTCAGACGTCTGGGAACCCGAAACATATTCAATGTACGTTGCCTGGTTTACCGGCTGTTTCTTGCTCATTGGAGGTTCAGTGGGAAGCACGCTGGGAGCGTACTTGGCGGGCAAATGGAATCTCATCAAGGTGTCAAGCGTCACTTTGAGCctcatttttattttcctCTTCTTGCTAATCACCATTGTTAAGGACGATCGAACCATCAAGCTGTCTAACCAAGTCACCTGCACCGAACCCAACAGTCAAACGGCCGACGATACTATCACCAGTTTTGAAGCCATCGAAGGAGTCGCACCTCTGGGTGGATTTACCGAAGTCGAAAATAGAATCGAACACCGAGGTCTCAAGATCGACACCACTGTCAATGTGGTTGAAACCCCTAATTACACTCCATCTCCGAGTAGAAAGCAATCGCGTAACTACGGACATCTCTGTCGTAAACAGTCTTCAAACTCTCTCGACTCCCCAAgtccatcacgtgactatcCTTCACGTGGTACTACCATTCAAGTTTACGATGAATCATCTCCATTGGATCCTCAGACGCCCAGTTCTTCACGAGACTTGACTTATGATTCAATTGAGTCACCTACCACCCTCCCAGAGTCTCGGGGCTTCTCCAAGCCCAAATATACCCCGTCAATTCACTCTGTTCCCGATACcacacctcctccacgaTGGTATAATCTGTTTTTGTCCAAGATTAACATCCTGTCTCCTATCTTCACCATCTTCAGTCTTGTTCCCTCGCGTGACCATCGCAACCTTGTGTTATTCAGCATCATCAATTCTCTTGAGACTGCCGCTTCTTACAGCACCATTTACATCGTTGCCTTGTACGTCCAATATGTTTACGGATGGACACCTGCCGAGCTTGGTAACGTGGTGGCTTTCAGTTCAGCTCTCAAGTTTGTCATGGTGACTATTGTGACGCCTATTGTCATCAAGTGGCTCAATAATCGCATGAccaagaacgacaagaaggtATACAAACACCCTCTTCCTGACATTCCCCTGATCCGCTTCTCCATGCTGTGTGGAGCCATTTACACAACATCTATCGCCCTTACACATTCTGGCACAGTCTTTATTATTCTTCAGGTGCTTTCTTCCGTTCGATCGGTCGCTATTCCGGCCCGTGCCACCTTTGTCATATCCCTAGCATCTCGGGAAAACACTGGCAAGCTTCTGGGGGCCGTAGAACTCATCAGCAAGCTGTTGCAGATTCCTGCGACTTCCCTGTTTCTCAAAATCTACTCAATGACAGTCGCTGTCTACCCAGCTACAGTTTTGTTGATTGTCGCAGCGGAGGAGTGGATCTGCCTGGGTCTAGCTGCAGCCTTGAGAAACTACGTGCTTGAAGAGGGTGTCTAG
- a CDS encoding uncharacterized protein (Compare to YALI0D14982g, similar to uniprot|Q06102 Saccharomyces cerevisiae YPR107c YTH1 protein of the 3 processing complex, similar to Saccharomyces cerevisiae YTH1 (YPR107C); ancestral locus Anc_3.422), which produces MKFETPSRFKFTPYLEREYQFGLDPNRPLCRGFLQFDGCPRGNSCPDKHLAPTFLNKIVCKHWLRGLCKKGLNCEFLHEYNLQKMPECQFYVKNGFCTQSPDCQYLHIDPASKIPVCFNYEKGFCKMGPECSRKHIRRMPCELYMTGFCPKGRVCEFAHPKFVGIYDYMIIKPNPKDKAKDETKQETKEEALQ; this is translated from the coding sequence ATGAAGTTTGAAACGCCCTCTCGATTCAAGTTCACGCCATATCTCGAACGAGAGTACCAATTCGGCCTAGACCCCAACCGGCCATTATGTCGAGGGTTCCTTCAGTTTGACGGATGTCCTCGAGGCAACTCTTGTCCTGACAAGCATCTGGCTCCCACATTTCTCAACAAGATTGTGTGCAAACATTGGCTACGAGGCCTGTGCAAGAAGGGCCTCAACTGCGAGTTTTTGCACGAGTACAATCTCCAAAAGATGCCCGAGTGCCAGTTCTATGTCAAGAACGGCTTTTGCACACAGTCACCAGACTGCCAGTACCTTCACATTGATCCCGCTTCCAAGATCCCCGTGTGCTTCAACTACGAAAAGGGCTTCTGTAAGATGGGACCCGAGTGCTCAAGAAAACACATCAGACGCATGCCCTGCGAGCTGTACATGACGGGCTTCTGTCCAAAGGGACGGGTATGCGAGTTTGCACATCCCAAGTTTGTCGGCATCTACGACTACATGATCATCAAGCCCAATCCCAaggacaaggccaaggacgagaccAAAcaggagaccaaggaggaagcATTACAATAA